From a region of the Agromyces ramosus genome:
- a CDS encoding LolA family protein has translation MRAPDSRASRRLSRWIPAIAAPIAIGVAVVLVPMQANAAVDLPDLTPAELLEFAASSDVEALSGTIEQRSELGLPDLSGLTGAMGGGGTVGAESDDFGHGGEGGASATDLDDLISLATGAHTARVYLDDSNARLQVLDRLAERDVYLSDEGAWLYDSAERAATHVTVDEAALDAFEAEAEAHADEARQRLEAELGTPLPTPEQVLDDALAKLDETTEVSVGTDGRVAGREVYELVLEPRDTDTLVGDITVAIDGETGVALAASVTARGADEPAFSVAFTDVSFEAPDASVFEFTPPEGTEVTEHVVPIPTVAELEQWQAAAGSADDAGAGMPRPIVHGEGWSAVVELPVGAAGAAGLGAEASAMLETLTEPVDGGRILSTSLVTVLLTDDGRVLAGAVPPDRLLAVASGN, from the coding sequence ATGCGCGCCCCGGACTCCCGGGCGTCCCGCAGGCTCAGCCGCTGGATCCCCGCAATCGCCGCACCGATCGCGATCGGCGTGGCTGTCGTGCTCGTGCCGATGCAGGCGAACGCCGCCGTCGACCTGCCCGATCTCACACCGGCCGAGCTCCTCGAGTTCGCCGCTTCGAGCGACGTCGAGGCGCTCTCGGGCACGATCGAGCAACGCTCCGAACTCGGCCTCCCCGACCTCTCGGGCCTGACCGGCGCCATGGGCGGTGGTGGCACCGTCGGTGCGGAGAGCGACGACTTCGGTCACGGCGGCGAGGGCGGGGCATCCGCCACCGATCTCGACGACCTGATCTCGCTCGCCACCGGTGCGCACACCGCCCGCGTGTACCTCGACGACTCGAACGCACGCCTGCAGGTGCTCGATCGCCTCGCCGAGCGCGACGTCTACCTCTCCGACGAGGGCGCCTGGCTCTACGACTCCGCCGAGCGGGCCGCGACGCACGTCACCGTCGACGAGGCCGCGCTCGACGCGTTCGAGGCCGAAGCCGAGGCGCACGCCGACGAGGCGAGGCAGCGACTCGAGGCCGAACTCGGCACGCCGTTGCCGACGCCGGAACAGGTGCTCGACGACGCGCTCGCGAAGCTCGACGAGACGACCGAGGTGTCGGTGGGCACCGACGGCCGAGTCGCCGGACGCGAGGTCTACGAGCTCGTGCTCGAGCCGCGTGACACCGACACCCTCGTCGGCGACATCACGGTCGCAATCGACGGCGAGACGGGGGTCGCGCTCGCGGCATCCGTCACCGCTCGCGGCGCCGACGAGCCGGCGTTCAGCGTCGCGTTCACCGACGTCTCGTTCGAGGCACCGGATGCCTCGGTGTTCGAGTTCACCCCGCCCGAGGGCACCGAGGTGACCGAACACGTCGTGCCGATACCGACCGTGGCCGAGCTCGAGCAGTGGCAGGCCGCCGCCGGCTCAGCCGACGATGCAGGCGCGGGGATGCCTCGTCCGATCGTGCATGGCGAGGGCTGGTCGGCCGTGGTCGAGCTGCCGGTGGGCGCGGCGGGCGCCGCAGGCCTCGGCGCGGAGGCATCCGCGATGCTCGAGACGCTCACCGAGCCCGTCGACGGCGGACGCATCCTCTCGACCTCGCTCGTCACCGTGCTCCTCACCGATGACGGCCGTGTGCTCGCCGGCGCGGTGCCCCCCGATCGGCTGCTCGCCGTCGCGAGCGGGAACTGA
- a CDS encoding ABC transporter permease has translation MSSEAAAGVATEAPRASSRGGTLSLFGSEVLTLFRRRRTWALLGALALIPILIAVAVRLAGGPESGGGPPFLSQITDNGLFVGVTAILVAMPLFLPLTIGVVAGDTIAGEASHGTLRYLLIAPAGRIRLLIVKYAAVAVFSGAATLTVVVVGTLIGWALFPIGPVTLLSGTTVSVGDGLLRFLAIAAYVTVSLLGMSAIGLFLSTLTTVPVGAMAATAILAVVSQIMGALPQLDWLHPWLFTTYWLGFGDLLRDPAVWDSFADNALLQGGYVVVFGALAVGRFLTKDVLS, from the coding sequence TTGTCCAGTGAGGCGGCGGCGGGGGTCGCGACCGAGGCGCCCCGCGCCTCCTCGCGTGGCGGCACGCTGTCGCTCTTCGGCTCCGAGGTGCTCACGCTCTTCCGACGGCGGCGCACCTGGGCGCTGCTCGGCGCGCTCGCGCTCATCCCCATCCTCATCGCCGTGGCCGTTCGGCTCGCGGGCGGCCCTGAGAGCGGGGGCGGTCCGCCGTTCCTCAGCCAGATCACCGACAACGGGCTCTTCGTCGGGGTCACCGCGATCCTCGTCGCGATGCCGCTCTTCCTGCCCCTCACGATCGGTGTCGTCGCCGGCGACACCATCGCCGGTGAGGCGAGCCACGGAACGCTGCGCTACCTGCTCATCGCACCGGCCGGACGCATCCGCCTGCTGATCGTGAAGTACGCGGCCGTGGCCGTCTTCAGCGGCGCCGCCACCCTGACCGTGGTCGTCGTCGGCACGCTCATCGGCTGGGCGCTGTTCCCGATCGGCCCCGTCACGCTCCTCTCGGGAACGACCGTGAGCGTCGGCGACGGCCTCCTGCGCTTCCTCGCGATCGCCGCGTACGTCACCGTCTCGCTGCTCGGCATGTCGGCGATCGGGCTCTTCCTCTCGACGCTCACGACGGTGCCCGTCGGGGCGATGGCCGCCACGGCGATCCTCGCGGTCGTGTCGCAGATCATGGGTGCGCTGCCACAGCTCGACTGGCTGCACCCGTGGCTCTTCACCACCTACTGGCTCGGCTTCGGCGATCTCCTGCGCGACCCTGCCGTGTGGGACTCGTTCGCCGACAACGCGCTGCTGCAGGGCGGCTACGTCGTCGTGTTCGGCGCGCTCGCCGTCGGACGGTTCCTCACGAAGGACGTGCTGTCGTGA
- a CDS encoding ABC transporter ATP-binding protein — translation MPELAIETHGLTKRFRSQLAVDGLDLAVPRGAVFGFLGPNGSGKTTTIRMLLGLVAATAGDARLLGAEMPRHVDTVLPRVGALVEGPAFSPYLSGTANLRRFDAADRHAPRGSRATRVADALERVGLSHAAEKKVHAYSLGMKQRLGLANALLMRRELLVLDEPTNGLDPQGTREVRSLIRSLADDGTTVFVSSHLLAEVDQVCSHVGVMSAGRLVAQGTLDEFRGGGETRVLVRTPDADRAREVLARLGLELGHGLDDGAAAGGIRSMTDAAGDALVSAALDAPGSSGSSGDAAPAPEAIVAALVAAGVRVRGFELERASLEQRFVELTGEGFDVVQ, via the coding sequence GTGCCCGAACTCGCGATCGAGACGCACGGCCTCACCAAGCGCTTCCGTTCGCAGCTCGCCGTCGACGGCCTCGACCTCGCGGTGCCGCGGGGCGCCGTGTTCGGCTTCCTCGGGCCGAACGGGTCGGGCAAGACGACGACGATCCGGATGCTCCTCGGCCTCGTCGCGGCGACCGCGGGTGACGCCCGTCTGCTCGGCGCCGAGATGCCCCGGCACGTCGACACCGTGCTGCCGCGCGTCGGCGCACTCGTGGAGGGACCCGCGTTCTCGCCGTACCTGTCGGGCACGGCGAACCTGCGGCGCTTCGACGCCGCCGACCGGCACGCGCCCCGGGGCTCCCGCGCCACTCGGGTCGCCGATGCGCTCGAGCGGGTGGGTCTCTCGCACGCCGCCGAGAAGAAGGTGCATGCCTACTCGCTCGGCATGAAGCAGCGGCTCGGACTCGCGAACGCCCTGCTCATGCGGCGCGAGCTCCTCGTGCTCGACGAGCCGACCAACGGGCTCGACCCGCAGGGCACGCGCGAGGTGCGGTCGCTCATCCGCTCGCTCGCCGACGATGGCACGACCGTGTTCGTGTCGAGTCACCTGCTCGCCGAGGTCGACCAGGTGTGCTCGCACGTCGGGGTGATGAGCGCCGGGCGCCTCGTGGCGCAGGGCACGCTCGACGAGTTCCGCGGGGGCGGCGAGACGCGCGTGCTGGTGCGCACGCCCGATGCGGATCGTGCCCGAGAGGTGCTGGCGCGGTTGGGGCTCGAGCTGGGCCATGGACTCGACGATGGTGCTGCAGCCGGCGGCATCCGGTCGATGACGGATGCCGCGGGCGACGCGCTCGTCTCCGCAGCGCTCGATGCCCCCGGCTCGTCGGGCTCGTCGGGCGACGCGGCACCGGCTCCCGAGGCGATCGTCGCCGCGCTCGTGGCGGCCGGGGTGCGCGTGCGTGGCTTCGAGCTCGAGCGCGCGAGCCTCGAGCAGCGGTTCGTCGAGCTCACGGGCGAGGGGTTCGACGTTGTCCAGTGA
- the ggt gene encoding gamma-glutamyltransferase: protein MVNVVRRRSALRRAALVLAGVLAAGAVATAAPASASSPSLTPPQGAMTVAMGRPTPPAPSTSVGTGGAVSSVDASASAVGLEVLRDGGNAVDAAVATAAALGVTEPYSAGIGGGGYFVYFDATTGEVTTIDGRETAPAGMPTDAFIDPATGTPYPFANAVSSGLSVGVPGTLATWEAALDRFGTESLRDMLKPATLLATRGFTVDETFRKQTLDNEARFRAFPDTAELFLPGGEAPEVGSIFKNLDLARTLRLIALRGTDAFYEGELAAEMADIVQEPRIDRAVSSLPAMPGFMTTDDLAAYEVLEQAPTHVEYRGLDVYGIAPSSSGGTTVGESLNILENHDLASAETGQALHLFFESTARAFADRNAYVGDPAFVDVPTEILLSQDFADARNCTINPLQASPKPVPAGALDAAGCDAVALDAAEGAENLSTTHLSVVDQWGNAVAYTLTIESTGGSAMTVPDRGFLLNNELTDFNFVPNPADPNTVEPGKRPRSSMSPTIVLDGGEVRYVLGSPGGATIITTVVQILMNRIDLGMTLPEAVAAPRASQRNSTTTPGAITTPAEAAFIAAYADDLAPYGQSLTAVAAPGTSASEIGAAAAIEVDASGLMTAVAEPVRRGGGTGLVVEPAP from the coding sequence ATGGTCAACGTCGTCCGTCGCCGCTCCGCGCTCCGCCGCGCCGCTCTCGTTCTCGCCGGCGTGCTCGCCGCCGGAGCGGTCGCGACCGCCGCGCCCGCGTCCGCCTCATCGCCATCGCTCACCCCGCCACAAGGGGCGATGACCGTTGCGATGGGGCGACCGACACCACCGGCGCCGTCGACCTCCGTCGGCACCGGCGGGGCGGTGTCATCCGTCGATGCCTCGGCGAGCGCCGTCGGCCTCGAGGTCCTCCGCGACGGCGGCAACGCGGTCGACGCCGCGGTGGCCACGGCCGCCGCACTCGGCGTGACCGAGCCGTACAGCGCCGGCATCGGCGGCGGCGGGTACTTCGTCTACTTCGACGCCACGACCGGTGAGGTGACCACGATCGACGGACGCGAGACGGCGCCCGCGGGCATGCCGACCGACGCGTTCATCGACCCCGCGACCGGCACGCCGTACCCGTTCGCGAACGCCGTGTCATCCGGCCTGTCGGTCGGGGTGCCGGGCACGCTCGCGACCTGGGAGGCGGCGCTCGACCGGTTCGGCACCGAGTCGCTGCGCGACATGCTCAAGCCCGCCACGCTGCTCGCCACGAGAGGGTTCACCGTCGACGAGACGTTCCGCAAGCAGACCCTCGACAACGAGGCCCGGTTCCGCGCGTTCCCCGACACCGCCGAGCTGTTCCTCCCGGGCGGTGAAGCACCAGAGGTCGGGTCGATCTTCAAGAACCTCGACCTCGCCCGAACGCTGCGGCTCATCGCGCTGCGGGGCACCGACGCATTCTACGAGGGTGAGCTCGCAGCCGAGATGGCCGACATCGTGCAGGAGCCGCGCATCGACCGCGCGGTCTCGTCACTGCCCGCGATGCCGGGCTTCATGACGACCGACGACCTCGCGGCATACGAGGTGCTCGAGCAGGCGCCGACGCACGTGGAGTACCGCGGCCTCGACGTCTACGGCATCGCCCCGTCCTCGTCGGGCGGCACCACCGTCGGCGAGTCGCTGAACATCCTCGAGAACCACGACCTCGCGTCGGCCGAGACCGGGCAGGCCCTGCACCTGTTCTTCGAGTCGACCGCTCGCGCGTTCGCCGACCGCAACGCGTATGTCGGCGACCCGGCGTTCGTCGACGTTCCGACCGAGATCCTGCTCAGCCAGGACTTCGCCGACGCACGCAACTGCACGATCAACCCGCTGCAGGCGTCGCCGAAGCCGGTTCCCGCTGGCGCGCTCGACGCGGCCGGGTGCGACGCGGTCGCGCTCGATGCGGCCGAGGGCGCCGAGAACCTCTCGACGACGCACCTTTCGGTCGTCGACCAGTGGGGCAACGCGGTCGCGTACACGCTGACGATCGAGTCGACCGGCGGCTCCGCGATGACCGTGCCCGACCGCGGCTTCCTGCTGAACAACGAGCTGACCGACTTCAACTTCGTGCCGAACCCGGCCGACCCGAACACCGTCGAACCGGGCAAGCGTCCGCGCTCGTCGATGTCGCCCACCATCGTGCTCGACGGCGGCGAGGTGCGGTACGTGCTCGGCTCGCCGGGCGGGGCGACGATCATCACGACGGTCGTCCAGATCCTCATGAACCGCATCGACCTCGGGATGACCCTGCCCGAAGCGGTGGCGGCGCCGCGCGCGTCGCAGCGCAACTCGACCACGACCCCCGGGGCCATCACGACCCCGGCCGAGGCGGCCTTCATCGCGGCCTATGCCGACGACCTCGCGCCGTACGGCCAAAGCCTCACCGCGGTTGCCGCGCCGGGCACCTCGGCCTCCGAGATCGGGGCGGCAGCGGCGATCGAGGTCGACGCGAGCGGACTCATGACGGCGGTCGCCGAGCCGGTGCGCCGCGGTGGCGGCACCGGACTCGTGGTCGAGCCGGCCCCCTGA